From the genome of Marixanthomonas ophiurae, one region includes:
- a CDS encoding dihydrolipoamide acetyltransferase family protein, whose amino-acid sequence MKETEFKMPKMGESITEGTIINWLVNEGDSFEEGDILCEVATDKVDNEVPAPTSGTMVEQVKAAQEVVPVGDVIAILNISKEKGSSKKSKTTKKAKPSTKETKKKVQPSVSRETKNKKAKPSSAFTVNKNVFVSPLVESIARNNHISYEELARIPGTGKEGRLRKSDLFTYIEEGRPYKFAQPVPEVSGFQVPDLKFDKGTGKIVEMDRMRQMISDHMVFSATTAPHVTAYVEADLTEMVQWRNANKVAFKEKFKEKLTFTPLFIEAVAKAIQDFPMINSSLDGKNIIVKEEINIGMATALPSGNLIVPVVKEADQKDLKALAENTNELVGKARDNKLKGDDTKGSTFTISNVGTFGSLMGTPIINQPEAAILATGIIKKRAEVMEREDGDSIEVRHMMYLSLSFDHRIVDGYLAGSFLRRVADNMEQFDTKRKF is encoded by the coding sequence ATGAAGGAAACTGAATTTAAAATGCCCAAAATGGGTGAGAGTATTACTGAAGGAACCATTATCAATTGGTTGGTAAACGAAGGTGATTCGTTTGAAGAAGGTGATATTCTTTGTGAAGTAGCAACTGATAAAGTAGATAATGAAGTTCCAGCACCTACTTCCGGTACGATGGTTGAGCAAGTAAAAGCTGCACAAGAAGTAGTTCCGGTAGGCGATGTGATTGCTATTTTAAATATTTCTAAAGAAAAGGGATCTTCTAAAAAGTCAAAGACAACCAAGAAAGCTAAACCTTCAACCAAAGAAACAAAGAAAAAAGTTCAGCCTTCCGTTTCAAGAGAAACAAAAAACAAAAAAGCAAAACCCTCTTCAGCATTTACAGTTAATAAAAATGTATTTGTAAGTCCTTTAGTAGAAAGTATAGCTAGAAATAATCACATTAGTTACGAAGAATTAGCCAGAATTCCAGGAACCGGAAAGGAAGGTCGTCTTCGTAAAAGTGATTTGTTCACCTACATCGAAGAAGGGCGCCCGTATAAGTTTGCGCAACCCGTACCTGAAGTTTCAGGCTTTCAAGTTCCCGATTTAAAATTTGATAAAGGAACTGGAAAAATTGTTGAAATGGATCGCATGCGCCAGATGATTTCAGATCATATGGTTTTTAGTGCGACCACTGCGCCACACGTTACCGCTTATGTTGAAGCGGACCTTACCGAAATGGTACAATGGCGAAACGCCAATAAGGTTGCTTTTAAAGAAAAATTCAAAGAAAAATTAACGTTTACACCGCTTTTTATTGAAGCCGTGGCGAAAGCCATTCAAGATTTTCCGATGATTAATTCGAGTCTTGATGGAAAAAATATCATTGTAAAAGAAGAAATTAATATAGGGATGGCAACTGCTTTACCTTCTGGAAACCTGATTGTTCCAGTTGTAAAAGAAGCTGACCAAAAAGATTTAAAAGCTCTTGCTGAAAACACTAATGAATTAGTTGGAAAAGCTAGAGATAATAAGTTGAAGGGTGATGATACCAAAGGCAGTACGTTTACAATTAGTAATGTAGGAACCTTCGGAAGTTTGATGGGAACCCCAATTATCAATCAGCCCGAAGCTGCCATTTTAGCTACTGGAATTATAAAAAAACGAGCTGAGGTAATGGAGCGTGAAGATGGTGATAGTATTGAGGTTCGACATATGATGTATTTGTCATTATCTTTTGATCACCGTATTGTAGATGGATATTTAGCGGGCTCTTTTTTAAGAAGGGTGGCTGATAATATGGAGCAATTTGATACAAAAAGAAAATTTTAA